The Agelaius phoeniceus isolate bAgePho1 chromosome 4, bAgePho1.hap1, whole genome shotgun sequence genome includes a region encoding these proteins:
- the SH3BP2 gene encoding SH3 domain-binding protein 2 isoform X3, translating into MMASQEQAWPVPMKAIGAQNLLTMPGGVTKSGYLHKKGGTQLQILKWPLRFVIIHEGCIYYFKSSTSASPQGAFSLKGYHRVMRAAEETTSSNVFPFKLVHISKKHRTWFFSASSEDERKNWMLSLRREIGHYHEKKEIITEFSDSGSDADSFYGSVERPIDIKYSHHSADNEDYDQEEEDESYLQPDTSDIVKDDMVLPPAYPPPPVPHVRKSPYSEARAHSYSGKPSAPVPPPPPKRSLPEIKLEPPPVPPLPVFKKPAGGKESHPLPPEPAPPAPVLAPPEACEKLKTLNLSPRTPPPLPANKPKLSQLAEKLAEPKVPREHGKPGLFVPPVLPKPPVPSHQPPAVKPRTEKSLGPQLQRSPPDGQSFRSFSFEKPALPSKPSQPDDDSDDDYEKVGLPVSIFLNTSESFEVERIFKASSPQGQPQNGLYCIRNSSTKPGKVLVVWDEPAGKVRNYRIFEKDGKFYLDSDILFLNMGSLVEYYSTHVLPSHDSLILRCPYGYSKPR; encoded by the exons GGCCACTGAGATTTGTGATTATCCACGAGGGATGTATTTACTATTTCAAGAGCAGCACATCTGCATCTCCCCAGGGTGCATTTTCTTTGAAAGGTTACCACAG GGTGATGCGGGCAGCTGAGGAGACAACATCAAGCAATGTGTTTCCTTTCAAGTTAGTTCACATAAGCAAGAAGCACAGGACGtggtttttttcagcttcttCTGAAGATGAAAGAAAG aattGGATGCTATCCTTGAGAAGGGAAATTGGCCACTACCatgagaagaaagaaataataacaGAATTTAG TGACTCAGGTTCTGATGCAGACAGTTTCTATGGCTCAGTAGAACGTCCCATTGACATCAAGTATTCCCACCATTCAGCAGATAATGAAG ATTACGaccaggaggaagaggatgagtCTTATTTGCAGCCAGATACTTCTGACATAGTGAAAGATG atatGGTGCTGCCCCCTGCGTACCCACCTCCGCCCGTTCCTCATGTCAGGAAATCTCCCTACTCTGAAGCAAGGGCACATTCCTACTCTGGCAAACCGAGTGCACCAGTACCACCACCCCCCCCTAAGAGGAGTTTACCTGAAATCAAACTGGAgccaccccctgtgccccctttACCTGTGTTCAAAAAGCCTGCAGGTGGCAAAGAGTCTCACCCGCTGCCCCCAGAGCCTGCGCCTCCAGCCCCGGTCCTTGCTCCTCCAGAAGCGTGTGAGAAGCTAAAAACCTTAAACCTTTCCCCACGgactcctcctcctctgccagccaaTAAACCCAAGTTGTCACAGCTTGCTGAAAAGCTAGCAGAGCCCAAAGTGCCAAGGGAACATGGTAAACCTGGACTGTTTGTGCCACCAGTGCTCCCGAAGCCACCTGTGCCAAGCCACCAGCCCCCTGCAGTCAAGCCCAGAACAGAGAAATCTTTAGGTCCCCAGTTACA GAGATCACCACCAGATGGACAGAGTTTTAGaagtttttcatttgaaaaaccAGCACTACCCTCCAAGCCAAGCCAACCTGATGATGACTCTGATGATGATTATGAAAAA GTTGGGCTGCCTGTTTCAATATTTCTTAATACCTCTGAATCCTTTGAAGTTGAAAG GATATTTAAAGCTAGTAGCCCACAAGGACAACCACAGAATGGACTGTACTGTATTAGGAACTCATCTACTAAGCCTGGAAAG gtATTAGTTGTATGGGATGAACCTGCAGGAAAAGTGAGAAACTACAGAATCTTTGAAAAG GATGGCAAGTTTTACCTGGACTCAGACATCCTGTTTTTGAACATGGGAAGTTTGGTGGAATACTACAGCACTCATGTCTTACCCAGTCATGACAGCCTGATTCTCAGGTGTCCTTATGGTTACTCCAAGCCAAGGTGA